One genomic segment of Choristoneura fumiferana chromosome Z, NRCan_CFum_1, whole genome shotgun sequence includes these proteins:
- the LOC141438507 gene encoding peptidyl-prolyl cis-trans isomerase-like 3 yields the protein MSVTLHTDVGDIKIELFCEHCPKTCENFLALCASNYYDGSLFHRNIKGFIVQTGDPTGTGKGGSSIWGRKFEDEFREDLKHNARGMVSMANNGPNTNASQFFITYAEQPHLDLKYTVFGRVIDGFEALDDLEKMAVNLKTYKPLTDARITSVTIHANPLAG from the exons atgtccgTCACATTGCATACTGATGTTGGTGatataaaaattgaattattttgcgAGCATTGCCCGAAGACCTGTGAAAACTTTTTAGCACTCTGTGCAAGTAATTATTATGATGGTTCtttatttcacagaaatatcaag GGATTCATAGTTCAAACCGGTGACCCTACTGGTACAGGCAAAGGCGGATCTTCTATATGGGGCAGGAAGTTTGAAGACGAATTTAGAGAAGacttaaaa CATAATGCACGGGGAATGGTCAGCATGGCAAATAATGGACCAAACACAAATGCAAGCCAATTTTTCATAACATATGCAGAGCAACCACATTTGGACTTAAAGTATACGGTGTTTGGAAG GGTCATTGATGGTTTTGAAGCTCTTGACGATTTGGAGAAGATGGCAGTGAATCTTAAAACATACAAGCCTCTCACAGATGCTCGGATTACCTCAGTTACTATACACGCTAATCCTCTAGCTGGTTAA
- the LOC141426638 gene encoding uncharacterized protein — protein sequence MEDSYIIANFHMLCRLCLSKSSLMVSIFGAAPDDDNNLTLTSKIAEIAELQLDPNDGLPGRICYKCLFKVDKCSKFRLQCIQNETRLRQITNRVNEQDNSNSSEVDTYNYPNTQEPHKQEYIVEDSVVMVVDPSLDYDSSEDSDNADQADMDVAERDNTPEGDPMPESFFKNVFMCQYCDQAFISQEKCKEHEHAYHDPNLPFKCTECSLVFPERSQYVQHTKQVHGNDKPYHCPECDKCFGRRSDLRKHSIVHTGIRPYQCHYCLKSFSRNTNLSKHLRIHAGHKPHVCPLCPRSFVCRGELQRHVLVHSGMKPYACRKCPLTFGRRDKLIKHEVRHGPTASSGAHDIDNEQESQDMVVNVNPYSNLLTSPTHQNSDYDLPRVPDHIAGVGSFMNQIHKTPSTSSKLPLSPPKPKTVVSNKNKPKNIKCHQCPKKFSSLDAYKTHVSIAHIGSRGFQCKICFKKFSRKRELDRHVTLHSGMKPFSCSQCDKKFNRKDKLNKHEQTHECLVVNMPCIECGVTFEKKADLVAHIKSHFTDNYDDKPEIKKEDDQEYPVDENYYDLET from the exons ATGGAAGATTCTTATATTATTGCAAATTTCCACATGTTATGTCGCCTCTGCTTAAGCAAGAGCTCTCTAATGGTGTCCATTTTCGGTGCCGCTcctgatgatgataacaatttGACACTAACCTCTAAAATCGCCGAAATTGCAGAGCTTCAG cTGGACCCTAATGATGGCCTACCAGGAAGAATCTGTTACAAATGCTTGTTTAAAGTGGACAAATGTTCCAAGTTCAGACTGCAATGTATTCAGAATGAGACAAGGCTGAGGCAAATCACGAACCGTGTCAATGAACAAGACAATTCAAATTCATCAGAAGTAGACACTTACAATTACCCCAACACTCAAGAGCCCCACAAACAAGAGTATATAGTGGAAGATAGTGTGGTCATGGTAGTAGACCCAAGCTTAGACTATGATTCTTCGGAAGATTCAGACAATGCTGATCAGGCCGATATGGATGTTGCGGAAAGGGACAACACCCCTGAAGGAGATCCGATGCCTGAATCTTTcttcaaaaatgtatttatgtgTCAGTATTGTGatcaagcttttatttcacaAGAAAAGTGTAAGGAGCATGAGCATGCTTATCATGATCCCAATTTGCCTTTCAAGTGTACAGAGTGTAGTCTGGTGTTCCCTGAACGGAGCCAGTATGTGCAGCACACAAAGCAAGTGCATGGCAATGACAAACCATATCACTGCCCTGAATGTGATAAGTGCTTTGGTCGCAGATCTGACCTGAGAAAGCATTCTATTGTCCATACTGGCATAAGGCCTTATCAGTGTCATTACTGTCTCAAAAGTTTCTCCCGCAACACCAATCTTAGTAAACATCTTAGAATACATGCAGGACACAAGCCTCATGTTTGCCCCCTCTGCCCAAGGAGCTTTGTTTGCAGAGGAGAATTACAGCGCCATGTTTTAGTTCATTCTGGTATGAAACCATATGCATGCAGAAAATGCCCTTTGACTTTTGGACGGAGAGATAAACTTATCAAGCATGAGGTCAGACATGGCCCTACTGCCTCAAGCGGAGCACATGACATTGATAATGAACAAGAAAGCCAAGACATGGTTGTTAATGTTAACCCTTACAGTAATCTTTTAACTTCTCCGACCCACCAGAATTCTGATTATGATCTACCTCGAGTTCCAGACCATATAGCCGGAGTGGGCAGTTTCATGAACCAAATACATAAGACCCCATCAACTTCTAGCAAACTACCACTGTCCCCACCGAAACCAAAAACTGTAGtttctaataaaaacaaacctaaaaatatcaaatgCCATCAGTGTCCAAAGAAGTTTTCTTCATTAGATGCATACAAGACTCATGTGTCTATAGCCCACATTGGCTCTAGGGGATTCCAGTGTAAAATTTGTTTCAAGAAATTCTCACGCAAAAGAGAATTGGACCGCCATGTGACATTACACTCTGGAATGAAGCCTTTTTCATGCAGCCAATGTGACAAAAAGTTTAATAGGAAAGACAAGCTCAATAAACATGAGCAAACTCATGAATGCCTGGTTGTGAATATGCCTTGCATAGAATGCGGTGTCACTTTTGAGAAAAAAGCTGACCTAGTGGCCCATATTAAGTCGCATTTCACAGATAATTATGATGACAAGCCTGAAATCAAAAAGGAGGATGATCAGGAATACCCAGTGGATGAAAATTACTATGACTTGGAAACTTGA